A region from the Oculatellaceae cyanobacterium genome encodes:
- a CDS encoding phosphatase PAP2 family protein yields the protein MAEEVWENEGGFPWDVPILLAIHSTAQPQLDIFASVLTELGVFWGVFPVATITAFILLVRRRKLSLAYFITTLLGSIIINRSVKVLLHRVRPNLWESPAPEFDYGFPSGHAMSSMTLVAALAVLTWNTRWRWVVLIFGGLFVLAIGWTRLYLGVHYPSDILAGWMVSVAWAIGVSLLIKPNSTKRKSVGKEVAKNH from the coding sequence TTGGCAGAAGAAGTCTGGGAGAACGAAGGCGGCTTTCCCTGGGATGTACCTATTCTGTTAGCCATTCACTCAACTGCTCAACCACAACTAGATATTTTTGCTTCAGTACTAACTGAGTTAGGAGTATTTTGGGGAGTATTTCCTGTTGCTACAATCACGGCATTTATATTGCTTGTCCGACGGCGAAAACTCTCTCTAGCTTATTTTATTACTACTTTGTTGGGAAGCATTATTATCAATCGAAGCGTAAAAGTTTTGTTGCATCGAGTTCGCCCTAACTTGTGGGAGTCACCCGCGCCAGAGTTTGACTATGGGTTTCCTAGTGGACACGCCATGTCAAGCATGACTTTAGTTGCAGCCTTAGCGGTGTTGACTTGGAATACGCGATGGCGTTGGGTAGTACTGATTTTTGGAGGTTTGTTTGTACTAGCAATAGGCTGGACTCGTTTATATCTTGGGGTTCATTATCCTAGCGATATTCTAGCAGGATGGATGGTTTCAGTAGCATGGGCAATTGGAGTGAGTTTACTGATTAAACCAAATTCCACAAAGCGAAAATCGGTAGGTAAAGAAGTCGCCAAAAACCATTAG